The DNA region GTTTGTGGCAATATCtatggaattttttttcttttgtaaatttggCGGCCTAAAATTTTTTTGGAGATTTATACctaagtattttttaaaaaaaatttcgaCGGCCTATTGCAAATATTTCACTTCGCATGATTCAGGGCCGGCCATAGCCGTCATCTTTTGGTGGCTAGCTTATTCATCAATTCCAACAGTTCATGTTTTGCCAAAACTTTTTCCACCGACTAGTCACCACCTTTTTCTCCTAGACccccaaaacttaaaaaatcacGTCGACGCATAAGAAAAGCACAACCAAGAGAAAGCACGAAAATGGATTTCGTCCTATGAAGAACCAGAGATGCACTGCCACTGCATCCAGAACTCTTGCCAGACGAAACCCGGAATGCAGGAAAATTAAATACTATCAAAACTAGTAACAAGCTACTAGGACAAAGATGAAAAGCTGACCAAGATATAAAAAGTATGAGATCCTTACAGCATCGGTGAGAATCAGAAACCTGAATAACTGAACGCAGTagttaggaatttttttttaaaagataagttAGAGAGGAGAGATGTTTAAATTCAAAACTCTTCTTGTGATAAAAAAGGAGAGAAAGAAGTTTAATTTCGAAgatctaaatattatttataaagtattaGAAAAAATGTTTGCAAAAAAGTActcaaaatattgtttattttttaaacggTTAATCAAATTTGGGAaaacattttctaaaatttaatagaCAATTTAATAAAcctttaaaatagttttagcATACATACATTTGATTTAAATTCTGAAAAATTCATCtttccttttatttcttcaaaaCTACACCTTCTCTTATGTAATAAGACATTTTatcctatttttatttaagattataaactttagtaattaatttataactttgattaccatcttataaatttatagttttcGATAATTTTCCACATTTATTCTTTTGCAAAGATTTTACGTAGTCATTGTTAATATTCTTATTATTAAAGTTGTTAATATTTGGTGTTTCCGCGGAATAGCAGAAAAATAGATTGAATCTCTATGTTTTAGAAGTTCATAATTTTTCACATCAtcaaaaagcaaaaaagaaCTCAAACATTTTCAGAATGGTGAAAATAGGCCAAATCATTTGCACGAGTTTTTCTCTGTACTTCGGTGTACAAACTTAAAATTATATCATATCCTCTTTCGAAGAAAATTTCAGTGAAAAAAGAATTGAAATAAAGAGAGGAGAAAACACTAGCACACTATCTGATTCTCAAAAAAAGTTGTTTGGATTGACATTTTGTTAACTAATAAATAGCAATTTTTCTAGATTGTTTCATGTGTGTCGTAattgaaaacaagaaaaaaaaatctcaggtTAGATAGGAAATAGTTAAGTTATTTGATAAAATCGTCAATTATTTTCTATGAATAAAGATATGGCTCAGGAAGAAGTTAATGGATCCAATCTATTGTTGGTAAatttgttttagtttctttgaaaatacatgtttttattttaattaaaataacaaattaaatcttgcataatataaacattaaatttgGTCAATTTACTCATTTCACTTATGAATAAgcatatttttgaaaagattaagaaaatagtgtaaattttaaaatataatctcatGTAAAGATAATTCTTCAAATTTTTCCACTAGACGCTCGAAAATACCTCAAATAGGAAAGAAACTAAACGTGGCGCATGAATAGTTTGGGTGTGAACATGTGCATGGATGATGGATCTACATGCGTAGATTTCGGCATCAAATGGATCGGAGATGCAGGCCAAAAAAGCAGAATAGATGCATTTGCTTGCCATTCAACATTTTAATTACAgatcaaaattaaataacaaaaaaaatctgcatgCAGTTTAGGAATAGTGTAAAATTTTGATCTGCATAGCCAAGAAGAAAACGAGCTGGAAGTTTGCAGATAAAAAATGCAAGTAggtctatttttttatatattaatttacttataaataatttcatctTATTAATTCATTTAATTCATTTTGAAACCAAAtacaattgattttaaaataaaacttaattcttttaaaattttgggtaatattttacatttagaaatatttatttactaaaataacatgtaaacatatatatttttattatcttctataaatatatatagtaaattatctgtatttagttttcatattcatattttatataagttcttTACAATAAGTAGTACATGTTGTTTTCTTCTAAATTGTATTGTTCTAATGTATGCAATAAATAGTCatgcatatataatttttgaagatgaaaatatactttttaatttgtcatgtttaatgaattattaaaaatttatatattataaagaacttaattttaaattcaatataaatttttatttgttataggCAAACATAttatgacatatatatatatatataacttttatcttatacttaattaattttttataatttagtttacaacatttaaaatttttaacatTCAATTAAAAAGATGATTTGATAAATTTGTTTGATCTGCATTTCTTCTGTATTTATTTTGCATATTTCACTTGATCTGTATTTGTTatgtatgatatataatttctttttgatcaaagaTAATTTTTGGATTTACAATCAGTATCCTCTTTCCAAATGATTGTTTTATCAGTCAGAATGATTTTGATTGGTCTTATTTTTAGTTTGACTAAGGTTTATTGGTCTTtcattttttaccaaaaaagaaataaaaaaaaagaaaaaaaaagaccaatCAACCTCAGTCAAACTAAAAATAAGACCACTTAAAAGCATTTCCATCCATTAAAAATTAGGTGGGactctaaaaaaataatatatattttaataaaataactaaattttctGATTGTTAATCCTAAAATGCTAGCTAAATAACATGTGGAAAGTAAAAGTTTAGAGGTTGTTCAAAAAACCCTAGTTTTAGAACTtcttttcactttctctcctattttcttcttttatttctttattttttataatgagATTCTAATCAAAGGAACCTTCATTACCTCCAATGGAGGTGGTAAGTATCTGGTaagtatctgtttttttttttttttttatttgctccGGTTGTGAGAAGGAAAGAAAAACCAGGCCTTTTCTCTCTCCTTATCCTCTCGtctgtaaaaaaaagaaaactaaatctGAGTCGAGCTCCGGTCCGGTGAGCGCGTGAGCGCGACGACCGGCACCGGAGGCaccccttcttcttcttttctcttcgtctcttgctgctcttcttcttcttccttcgtTTCCGACATATTGCAGGTCCTGGTGTAGGGTTTCTAACCGGTGGTGCTCCCTGCGCAAGAGCTTCTTCCCGGTGATGTTCCTGCTGCTACTGGTTCCGCAGTGAGGTTGTCGAGGTGTAGATTAGCGGAGTAGTCGGCTTTTTTGAGTTGGGAGAGGATCGATTTTCAATCTCTAGATCTTCTTCGCTTCATTTCACCATCGTTGTTGATGAGGTTCGGTTTGATTCCGACTGCGGTGGTTCTCTGCCGGTTTCTGGTCGGGAAGAAATCTTCTACATGGTTAAGGTTCTTCGGGCTCCTTCGGTGTCGCAGCGGTCCAGGCCTTCTTTCTGGTAGTTAGGTGAGCTCTGATGGTCTCTTTGGCCAACAGAGGCGAGTCGTGAGCTTCAGTGTGCAGGAGGAGATGGCGCTCAGCTCTGTTCAGATTCGTGTGGGTGTGGCTAGCTGTTGTATTCACTTTTCTGGTGGATTTCGGTTGTCGTCTATGGCTGTCGAAGGCATCTTTCCACGCAACATCACCTCGGTCCTATTCAATACGGCTGCCTATCAGTTCATCCAAATGTTTAAGGCGGCAGCTTTCATTTTGGATTCGAGTCTCTATGCTTTTTGGTTTATCCTAGTTCTCATTGACACGGGTCTAGGTTCTAACGTCAGAGTAATCGACTTCCGGTTCTCGGCGGTCACAAATGTGGAATCGATTCTCGGGGGTCATTGATCGTTTCTGTGTCAAACATTTGGTCATACTCATTTCCCGGTGCCGTAATGTTCACTTGATCCCTTGCGGTAGTGTGTTATGACTTACTTTGCAGGTGATTGGAGATAACCTGATTTGGTGGTGATGGTGAGATCAACTCGCTTTTTGCATGGTCCGTGGCGAAATATAGGTGTGTAAAGCTTGGTTTCTCGGAGCTCTTTTGGTAAGAGTAACTTGAAACCTTCACTTCTATTTTTGTCAAGCGCTTCATCGACGGTGACGGTTATAAGTTTTGAGGAGTTCATTGGAAGCTAGCTACACCGAAGACGACTTGAGAAATCCCGGCATCCTAGGAAACTAGGAGAACCTCACTTTCTCGAGGCTGTCGTCGATGGTGAGAACGGCAACTGATTTCTAAGGATGTTAAAAACTGATTAGTGGAATGTGCCGGGTTTAGTGGGTGGGCGAAGCTAGGATGTAATACACTGATATGGGAAATTTTGTTCAAATCATGCTTGTAACCGGATCTAAATTCCCGTATTTCGggttgaataaaatttaaattttcaaaaaaaaaaaaaaaaaaaaaaaaaaagtatctgtttttttcaaaattccaGAGTAACAGGTTTCAGGGTTTGTTAGTTTCAGCCACTTATCTAACTAACACTTGTCCATCCTTTATATTTTTCTCAGCTTTTTTTACTTCTTTAAATCAATAACCTTATAAGTATTTTTCATGTCCTATTCGTTTGCATGTTGTGACCAATCCCATGTTgatgttttatttgttgttcGTTTTCTACCAGACAATTACTTTCATTTAAACAATAACtttaatgatttaaaattacttttttttaactgtAAAATTACCTTTTTGTGACCTACGACTGACACAACAACTAAAATCATTCGACATGGAAACAAATAACATTTGATTATAAACTGTTTGTTTTAGATGACATCAACATGCAGACGAACATGATCATAGATAGATATATGCACGCTCAGAAACATAGTTCATACTCACTTGACTTTCTTTATCTTATCTTCTTCCTTAGAAATTCTGAATGATCACTTACgattgattatttattaatcAATACTTCAGAAGATTGGTTAAGAAGAATAattgttttgaattttggaGGTTGAATATGGCTAGGAATTTTATGTTGTGAAGTTCCACATCATCTATAGCTCATGATTCTCGTGGTTGTGTTTGATTATGAAACTCGTGCatacttattttaatttcagTGTAACTAAcgcataatattattatatagaaaaGCAAGATATAtacgatcaaaaaaaaaaaaaaaaaagatatatatctCGTGATAAGACAAAAGAAATCCAATTATTCTTCACACTATCAAACCTAGCAAAAAGCTATAATTAAAGATATATTCCGAACAAAGATAGTTAAGCTTTGAACCAAATAATTTATACGATGGATCGTAATAGATGCGGTTCACCCCCTGGctttaataatttatgttaGTATCTTGgctcaatctctctctcttggtagTTAAGTAGGTAATCCAATAACACAACCTAACCCCCTTTAACACATGGGTTGGAAGATGATTTGAAGTCGTTACTCTTCCAATTATGCTTTTTACCATTGACTGTTAACTTTGAGTTATTTCATTTGTCTTTAAATTTGACATGACTTTAAGTTCCACGGTTTTTGAGATCTGTGAATAAGATATATTCTAGTGATAACACCACTTTAAACCcgaatatatatacacacaatatAGTAGTAGTCTTTATGTTACttaatcattttgttttgtttcagatGCTGGCGAAGATAGAGCTACGTTAATCATCGTGTAAAACTTGTTGAATAAATGAAgttgtgaaataaaaaatataaacttttaagaatataacaaattttgagattttaataGCATATTCATTCATGGGTGAATTTGCTGAATAACCAAAATCATAAGTCAAATTAAATGTATGATATTGATGTTGATATAATTAAGAAACTATAATTTGTGTATCATATCCCAGttatatcttttataatttgtGCAAGTTGTCGGTACCAAAGGAAGAAGGAAATGACACGATGATTTATGAAGTCAAcccctatttttttttgtttaaaattatttgtgttGTTGAAAATGAtgtgaccaaaataaaatattgtaaattaaGCACCTACGTATAATGTTAACAAAATGAAATGTGGCTAAGAACATCTCCAACTCATATCTATAATAGagatctataaaataaaaagaaaaaatagagatgGATTTTAATGTGTTCCTCTATTTTAGAAGAACACATTGGAGCAAAAACttcatctctatttttttctctatctcTATTATAGAAATTGTGAAGATGAAACTGATGTCATGAAAGAGTACCGTGAACTGTATGATCAATGCATGAAACTTAGTCGTGAAAATATTCAGCTGATAAAGGACGTGACAATGATGAGAGCTCAGGTCAATATTCTGACTATTGATTCAAGCTGTccagaaaaaaagagaacatGATACCGAAAGCGGAAAACATTGTGAGAAACGTGAAAGACATCGAGATCGATGAAAAGTAGAAGAACTGGTGTCAGAAGATCGTGTAGCTAATATGTAGCAAGCTTTTACTGAAGAGTAAGCCAAAGCATATGAATTGGAGTATAATTTAACTGAAGATCACAGAAAGATTCGCATGCTGAGTCGAGGAAGCAAGAATCTCGATCAGCTCTTTACCATGGGGCAACCTCGGAAAGCAAACTGGGGCTTAGATACAATGGGAAGGAATCCAACTCAACTATATTCATGCATGTGACAAACCATTGGAGGAGCATGTAACATTAACTGAGAATAACACATGTTTTGGATCaaagaatcaaaagaaaaagcaagTCAGTTAGAAATGTGAAAGTCAAATCAGCTGACAACGGAAAGTAGTGATGGATGTTGATATGAAAAGAGAAGAGACATTTGTAAGTCCACCAATCACCAAATACAGAGGATGCTTTGCATGCTGAAGAATAGACATAAAAGGGCATTTTGTTATCGattattctgtttttatttacttttagtttaataacaaaattatgttatattgattttataatggtTAGATACACTCTTGAGGATATATAACACTAATGTTCTAAGGTCATTCACATGAAAAACTTTCGAATGAGTTTccattaaatgtaaatatatgtttttagttaAGAAACTCTTATTAATAACACACCCTAACAACTTACGATTTTATTATATCattctattttaaaactttCCTTTTATTTACTAGAAAAGATTAAAGATTAAAGATTAATGGTATATTTGGTGTTAGGGTATCACCGACCTAGATGATGTATATGGTAATGGGTTCACTCTATAAAACATTCCACCAATCAAGTTATCAACAACTTCGCAATCTCCATATTGCTGTTTTATACATCTTTTGTAGACATCGAGTCTACACCTacaatatttgaaaaaatgatGAGAGAAATATTTAGATGCCTGCAGAATGTATATACATACACTCACAGAAATATCTAAGGCAAAGCAAATCTCCAAAGTTGATTTAGTTATAGTCATATATAGATACATAAAACAACATCATGAGTTTGAATAGATTTGGTGATGAGCTTTTTAACACACAAGAATCAACACACATATTATATCTGTACTTTAAAGGCTTAAGAGGATGTTTTTAGGATCTTCTTCTTAACCCAGCAGAGCCTCCTCCTGCCCTTCTTTTCCCTCCCTTTCTCTTCCTGCTAGGAAGCTTAAGCCTAGAAGCCATTGTAACATTTGTCTTTGGCTTCTCTCTTGAAACTCTACGTTTCTTTGGGTTGCTAGTCCCTTCCTTTACCTCCACGTCAAGATTGCGCGGTTTTCTTTTCCTGACCTGCATTGAGTTTTAAAAGAGCACATGAGACCAAAAGATATAGCGAGTTCTATGTTCCGCTGAGAAAAACTTACAGGTCTTGATGGACCTTCCTCAACAGAAGCTTGTTCTGTCTTCTCCACTTTCTTATCAGGAACAATAGCTTTCCCTCCTCTTTTCCTTGAAGCAATCATTTCCGACAGCAAAATATCTGTGTTCCCGTCGTCTTCTTCAGGTGCTTTGTCGTGATGAGATGAAACCGAAGCAGACTTagctggttcttcttcttcttcagaaaTGACCGGGTTCTCATCTTCGTTTTTGATAACCGGTTCAGGATTTTGCTGCTCCGAGCCGGTGACTACATCAGCAGATCCAAGCATAATCACTGTGTCGTCCAAAGAGAACCTACTTGGATTCTCATTCATCACTTTGTCTACTCGGTTCTTCAAGTTACGCACTTCTAGCTTTGCTGCTTCGATCTTCAGAAGTATCTGTTCCAAGAATGCATCACCTTCTCTAAACTCGAGAGGTGGCGTATCTTCGGAGAACACTGCATCCTCCTTAGAGCTCTTAGTCTTTTTATCTGATGACATAACCAAATGATTAAGATCAAAGCTTTTCTAAAGATTTAAGATCACACCAAAAAGCTGAGGTTACCTAGCTTGCGGGAGTTGTCATTGAGAGCAGTATCAGCATTAAATTTCCGGTATGCTATAAAGAGAAACATAAACAGTGAAACAAAAGGAGTTATAAGATGAAACACTAAATATGGCAGATGAACCAAGTAACAAAAAACTTGCACCATACCGTGATAAGAGAAGAGATTATGGTTTAATGCATTGGAAGGAGCATCCGAAGCTTCTTCAACTCGCTTCCTCTTGTGCCTCTTCTTGAGTTGAGTTTTCTGAGTATGACATGGAAGACGAGGCAATGCCTTCACTCCAACAACCTCTTCTGATTTGAGATTTTCCAACTCCAGTTGCTTTGCTTGGCTAGTTTCTTTGACTTCCTTGTCATACATCTGTGCTTGGTTCTGAAGTTCTTTGATTTTGAGTTCAACCCATTTGCACCGCCACATTATAGGCTGTATGAACTTCCTCCAGTGATCAGtcagcttcttcttcctgcCACCacaaaaaaaggaataaaataaacaatcacAAGCAAACCTTGTCTTAAGTTCCTTAAAAGGAGATAACATCAGAGACGCAGCAGTAAAGTAACTCATCAATCTCAATCCTTTCTCAAGCACACATAAATGGAAATGAAATTAAAGCTACCATATCCTTACCTCATATAGAATGGGATAGAAGTATCAGTACACATCATGGAATCAGCTTCCTGATCATTAAAACCTGATTTATCACTCTCATGTTCAGACACCGTTCCACTAAACGAGCTCGAGTACTCATCAGTCCCATTCCCATCATCACACTCCGAGACATCAACCCTATTGTTACCATTCACAACAGAGCATTCCACAACAtcaacctcctcctcctccccctcCTTGATCTCATCACCTTCACCACCACCACAATGATCCTCTACATTATCGAAGCTATGATCCTCGAAATTACTACTACACCGCATAGATCTCTCCTCGATATCCTTCGGTAACGCCTCAATCTCCTCCTTGACTGAAACATCACCCTTCGACTCCatcataaaaccctaaaaagtCAGACACCACCATTTTCACAAATTGTCAATCGGAAGGTGCAATTAACATCATGGGTACGTCTAATAACACAAATTGAGACGAAACCCTAGAGAAAGTTCGAAGCTTTATCCTCAAACGAGACAGCAATTTCGAATATCCAAAAAGTAACAAAGGAGAATTACCGATCGGACTATCTAGCTAGCGGGGAGATTCACCGATTCAGTGAAGGAGAAGCGGTGAGGAAGAATTTTCAAGGCCGGCGGTGGAGAAACGACGGAGATCCCATAGACGGTGGTTGAAATGGGTTACTCGTGATGAGCAAGGAGAGTCTTTTTTGCTCTTTTTATCCTACAAAAATCACGAGTGGGGTCCACTTCACTCTGGTCATTTTGACTTTTTCTTCGgatatctttctctcttttgatAATCAATGTTGGTGTGTATCATCGTACAAATATAGAATTAAGATTCTTTGATACTACATTATACTACAATTTTGTAATCTTTTTATACAAGATATGATCTTAATTTGTGTCCGAATATTCTCTTTCTTAAAAAAGATGGCATATTTTAGACAAGATATCTTTGTTTATTTCATCCACACTAAATTCTGTTTCTTTAAACAAAAAGATAGGGATGTGTAAGTATGACATCCAAAATCCGGATTAAGACTTATTTTCGATTAACCTTATCTTTATTTACAAAGAAAGTAATATATTCTATACTTCTATTCTTGAGTCAAAATCACTTGGACcatatttttttacttgtttTCGATTAACCTTATCTTTATTTACAACGAAAGTAATATATTCTATACTTCTATTCTTGAGTCAAAATCACTTGGAccatatttttttacttaattCTGAAGTAGTTTGATGAAATGAGTTATACTTGTAAACAGATAGGAAGAGTTGATTAGGGGTGAGCGGAGGAAAGAaaagtatgaaaaaaaaatcattagaaTATAGCCTAGTTTATTTCCGATTTTAAAAGTCTAAAGAGAAAAGGATGAATGATATAAGTATATGAAATTAACAATGATCTAATTTTAAATGGGACTAccagatttgttttttttttacttaaagaAGCCAATTATAGTGTGAAGTAGTTTAGTTTCAGTATTTTTACCCAATCAAAAAGTTTCAATCcatttcagtaaaaaaaaaagtttcaaccctgtttacataaataaatactGTCACCAAACTACTATACTATGTTACTAACACAACATCCATCGTTCATCTTTGCCACACCATTCTATACCCTTTTTCGTTGGATATGTAAACCATTTCTTGATTAACTTCTTTAATCTTAGGTATATGATTTCACATAGTTGATGGGCCTATCCTTGCAGCTCGATAGGCCTTAAGCCTAGTCCATGAGTCCTATAACCATTGGCTTTGAAACTCTGGTCCAGTTCACCATGTAGGCCGATATATATATGCCGGTTGAACTCGGACTTGAACTCCCGCCAAGCCTGGTACTTGCAGTggccgatttttttttttttgtcaagtggCCGATATTTAATCATCTTCAATTGTTCTTACGTAATATTCGATTCCAAGATGAGTAATCTACCTCGTTTTTCCTTATTGAGCCTCCATTCTTTATTTACATCTCGTCTCCAAATGTTACatgttacataaatataaaccatttaatttgataagaagagattttgaagaagaagaaaggaagaagatcgatgaataaaaaaattgaattcaaCGAAATTTAATGTAACTCAGCTTACAGAATAAGATAACTTGAATAAAATTAGTTAGgattactttttaattttttcagattttgaaaattaatatacgaaaatattgaatacatattctaaaataaataaaatacagacAAAACGTAAGAAAAATGGTATAACTAGGATATAACATAGTgaagatattataatttaaattctaCTATATTTAGAATGTAGCATGCAGATAGAACACTTATTAacgttttctaaaaaaattatacaatgAACTACAAAACCTAacaatatatattgtataaataACAAAGATATTTGATTAGAATTGAAGCagacatattttatatttggataGATCATAGAGAAGATGTTACAATATGAATTGCAACCTTTAGAAAACATATAAGATAACTTATATTTTATCCTTGTAAAAAGAATTACAATATACATTCTAACAAATTTACATCAACATTTAGAAAATTGTTTTTGGATttcaattttgataatatatcaaaatacaaTACGTAAAATGTTCTCATgatgatattgttttttctatttgtaataatttttcataataattttttaggAAGATAATTATGTCCAAAACTAACCAATTAATGCATATAGAAAGACAAATTTATTTCATTATGGCCTATTTTGCCAATTTACCCTAAAAAAACACATACACATCAAGGagaaaattttgatttcagTCGAGCAGCAATTATCAGGGCTAATAACGAAATTTCCTTTAAAACCTAAAACACAAATGTTTAATATTCACTACCATCACCTAAACCCCCATTATCAACATTCAACACTTTTCTCCATGTAGcctatataatttaaatatattttgtgaacCATCTTTAATTGTTTGTTTATTGTAGTATTACCTAACTTCACGTAAATTATGCATGTGTTTCTATAAACGAGGCTTGACAGAATTTGAGTAACTCtcgataaattaaaaaatattattttatttttaaaacatttagttttacatatttaaaaaatatattagtatttatacatcttttcatattttaaaaataaaatagaatataaaattaataaatttacgTTAAAATTAGAAAACGACATTTGGTTTATCATGAAAAGTTTATGATACAAtgataactaaattaaaaaaataaatatttatattttattatttttttatttattcttacgATCTAAATCATCGCAtgcagaaaatatttttttttacaaatttcaaaactgTTCTTTTTTTCTAACTACACCAAGCCAGCAAAGATAATAAGCCTTTCCGGAGCCAACAGCCAGCATAATACATATTACTATTTGAATTCAAGGAAGAGGAACATAAAGGGAAATAACAAACCTAAGATAATACATGAACAAAGACCACAAAAAAACTTCAAGAGCTGAGAAATATTATCACGAAAGTGAAGCAAATCGGTAAGAAAAGCCGGGTTGAACAAGAAAGCATTGAAGTCTAGATTATTGGGGTGATAGAAAAGCTCCAAGAGAAGTTCCTCAAAAGGAACCATGAGCACCGGTAACTCAAGAACAAGCTTTAACTATAGGAAGCCACGAGAACAAGGATCTCCACCCGAACAGTCGACGAAGAACACAGTTGACAATCAAACTACTCAAAAACTGAACGCGATTGAGTTAAAACTCCACAGTCCCTTACCAA from Raphanus sativus cultivar WK10039 chromosome 8, ASM80110v3, whole genome shotgun sequence includes:
- the LOC108820549 gene encoding uncharacterized protein LOC108820549; the protein is MMESKGDVSVKEEIEALPKDIEERSMRCSSNFEDHSFDNVEDHCGGGEGDEIKEGEEEEVDVVECSVVNGNNRVDVSECDDGNGTDEYSSSFSGTVSEHESDKSGFNDQEADSMMCTDTSIPFYMRKKKLTDHWRKFIQPIMWRCKWVELKIKELQNQAQMYDKEVKETSQAKQLELENLKSEEVVGVKALPRLPCHTQKTQLKKRHKRKRVEEASDAPSNALNHNLFSYHAYRKFNADTALNDNSRKLDKKTKSSKEDAVFSEDTPPLEFREGDAFLEQILLKIEAAKLEVRNLKNRVDKVMNENPSRFSLDDTVIMLGSADVVTGSEQQNPEPVIKNEDENPVISEEEEEPAKSASVSSHHDKAPEEDDGNTDILLSEMIASRKRGGKAIVPDKKVEKTEQASVEEGPSRPVRKRKPRNLDVEVKEGTSNPKKRRVSREKPKTNVTMASRLKLPSRKRKGGKRRAGGGSAGLRRRS